The following coding sequences lie in one Panicum virgatum strain AP13 chromosome 6N, P.virgatum_v5, whole genome shotgun sequence genomic window:
- the LOC120677369 gene encoding uncharacterized protein LOC120677369, giving the protein MYSPEQQPPPPQHMAPPRMSFSSDFALEQPPPPRPPGRADADFEFSPVGSRPMMAADQLFSKGRILPLREAARGAGSPTTLRDELRAHAADDRGAARRGPRWKELLGLKRAHRKGAASAADAHVDLAGDHAAADAGE; this is encoded by the exons ATGTACAGCccggagcagcagccgccgccaccgcagcacatggcgccgccgcggatgtCCTTCTCCAGCGACTTCGCGCtggagcagccgccgccgccgcgcccgccgggccGCGCGGACGCCGACTTCGAGTTCTCGCCGGTGGGCAGCCGGCCCATGATGGCCGCGGACCAGCTCTTCTCCAAGGGCCGCATCCTGCCGCTgcgggaggcggcgcgcggggccgggTCCCCGACGACCCTGCGCGACGAgctgcgcgcgcacgccgccgacgaccgcggcgccgctcgccgcgggcCGCGGTGGAAGGAGCTGCTGGGGCTCAAGAGGGCGCACAGGAAGGgcgccgcgtccgccgccgacGCTCACGTG GATCTTGCTGGAGACCATGCTGCCGCAGATGCAGGAGAGTGA